From Pseudoalteromonas sp. DL-6, one genomic window encodes:
- the flgH gene encoding flagellar basal body L-ring protein FlgH, which yields MRNIMLFTVGTLLLSGCVATQNNEVVQDDPYYAPMYPEPNMEPVVATGSLFSTQLSNDLYADKKALRTGDIITVKLQESTQATKAAKTETDKETDASLDPVIGLGGLPVNIGGDSIQFGIGSDSSFKGDSKSNQSNSLVGDISVNVMRVLPNGNLVIRGEKWLTLNTGEEFIRLEGLVRPQDVNADNTVESNRIANARIQYSGKGQTQEAQSPGWLTRFFSSSLFPF from the coding sequence ATGCGTAATATTATGTTATTTACAGTAGGGACTTTACTATTAAGTGGTTGTGTAGCTACACAAAATAATGAGGTAGTACAAGACGATCCCTATTATGCACCTATGTATCCAGAGCCTAATATGGAGCCAGTAGTCGCAACCGGCTCTTTGTTCAGTACTCAATTATCGAATGATCTTTATGCCGATAAAAAAGCACTGCGAACAGGCGATATCATTACTGTTAAATTACAAGAGTCAACTCAAGCGACTAAAGCAGCTAAAACAGAAACGGATAAAGAAACCGATGCCAGCCTCGACCCTGTGATTGGCTTAGGTGGTTTACCTGTGAATATTGGCGGCGATAGCATTCAATTTGGTATTGGCAGTGACTCCTCATTTAAAGGTGACTCAAAATCAAATCAATCAAATAGCTTAGTTGGCGATATTTCGGTTAACGTAATGCGAGTACTACCAAATGGTAATTTAGTGATTCGCGGTGAAAAATGGCTAACGTTAAACACCGGTGAAGAATTTATTCGCTTAGAAGGGTTAGTGCGTCCACAAGATGTCAATGCCGATAATACCGTTGAGTCTAATCGAATTGCGAATGCGCGTATTCAGTACTCAGGTAAGGGCCAAACACAAGAGGCACAAAGCCCAGGTTGGTTAACGCGTTTCTTTAGTAGCTCATTGTTTCCCTTTTAG
- the flgG gene encoding flagellar basal-body rod protein FlgG, with amino-acid sequence MNPALWISKTGLDAQQTDISVISNNLANASTVGYKKSRAIFEDLLYQNINQPGGRSSQDTEMPSGLMLGAGTKVVANQKNFSQGNMLTTENSLDWMISGPGFFEVLQPDGNIAYSRNGQFTTDGDGRVVTSGAGYVVQPEMNVPDDAQSITVSQDGEVSVRVKGQAENVVIGQITISDFINPSGLEPIGQNLYTETAVSGAPVQGNPGVEGLGTIIQGSLETSNVNVTEELVNLIETQRVYEMNSKVISAVDEMMSYINQQL; translated from the coding sequence ATGAATCCAGCATTATGGATAAGTAAAACAGGGCTTGACGCTCAACAAACTGATATATCGGTTATATCAAATAACTTAGCGAACGCCAGTACAGTAGGTTACAAAAAAAGCCGCGCTATTTTTGAAGACTTGCTTTACCAAAATATTAATCAACCAGGCGGTCGCTCATCGCAAGACACCGAAATGCCGTCAGGCTTAATGCTTGGCGCGGGTACTAAGGTGGTGGCTAACCAAAAAAACTTTTCGCAAGGTAATATGCTCACCACTGAAAATTCATTAGATTGGATGATTTCAGGCCCTGGCTTTTTTGAAGTACTGCAACCGGATGGCAATATTGCTTATTCGCGTAACGGCCAGTTTACTACTGACGGTGACGGGCGTGTTGTAACCTCGGGTGCTGGTTATGTTGTTCAGCCTGAAATGAATGTACCTGACGATGCACAGTCGATCACCGTATCTCAAGACGGTGAAGTGTCAGTTCGCGTTAAAGGTCAGGCCGAAAACGTGGTTATTGGTCAGATCACGATTAGTGATTTTATTAATCCGTCGGGCCTTGAGCCTATAGGGCAAAACTTATATACCGAAACCGCTGTAAGTGGTGCGCCTGTTCAAGGTAACCCAGGTGTTGAAGGTTTAGGTACGATTATTCAAGGTTCACTTGAAACATCAAATGTAAATGTGACCGAAGAGTTAGTTAATTTGATTGAAACGCAGCGCGTTTATGAGATGAACTCAAAAGTGATCTCAGCCGTTGATGAAATGATGAGTTATATCAATCAACAGTTATAG
- a CDS encoding flagellar basal body rod protein FlgF yields MDKMVYIAASGAKQSMQGLALKANNLANANTTGFKSDFAQARSMQAFGEGLPTRVFAMQERPGSNMTSGGVVETGRSLDIAMSDNAWLSVQDASGNEAYTKVGSLNITAEGMLTTSDGRQVIGEGGPVILPVPIEKIEFSKDGTIQVRPQGAPANFLEEVDRLKVVDANNATLEKGNDGLFRAKPGEIVETSANVQVLGGTLEKSNVNPVHEMVDMISHQRQFELQVKLMKTAEEIDERQEQLMRIV; encoded by the coding sequence ATGGATAAAATGGTCTACATAGCGGCATCTGGCGCTAAACAAAGCATGCAAGGGCTTGCTCTTAAAGCCAATAATTTGGCAAATGCAAATACCACTGGGTTTAAATCTGATTTTGCGCAAGCGCGATCAATGCAGGCTTTCGGTGAAGGTTTGCCGACTCGTGTTTTTGCTATGCAGGAGCGCCCAGGATCAAACATGACATCGGGCGGTGTTGTCGAAACAGGTCGCAGCCTTGATATTGCTATGAGTGATAATGCATGGCTGAGTGTTCAGGATGCCTCTGGTAATGAAGCCTACACAAAAGTGGGTTCGTTAAATATAACGGCTGAAGGTATGTTAACTACCAGCGACGGTCGTCAAGTTATTGGCGAAGGTGGGCCAGTCATATTACCTGTACCGATTGAAAAAATTGAATTTAGCAAAGATGGCACTATTCAAGTTCGCCCTCAAGGTGCACCGGCTAACTTTTTAGAAGAAGTTGATCGGCTAAAAGTGGTTGATGCAAACAACGCCACGCTCGAAAAGGGTAATGATGGCTTATTTAGAGCTAAACCAGGCGAAATAGTTGAAACATCAGCCAATGTACAAGTATTAGGTGGCACATTAGAAAAGTCGAATGTAAATCCTGTGCATGAAATGGTCGATATGATCAGTCACCAACGCCAATTTGAATTACAAGTAAAACTGATGAAAACAGCTGAAGAGATTGACGAACGTCAAGAGCAGCTGATGCGCATCGTTTAA
- the flgE gene encoding flagellar hook protein FlgE — protein MSFNIALTGLAAAQKDLDVTANNIANVNTTGFKESRAEFADVYASSVFSAGKTKNGDGVQTTMVAQQFHQGSLQFTNNSLDLAITGEGYFATSQDLGAQDFTYTRAGAFKLNKDNFVVDAKGNFLQSFPVDEVSGDTTSVSLSTSSALQIPDSSGSPRSTSNVYTSFNVDSREDVIAVPFDATDSTTYNSSTSTTMYDSLGEPHVLQFFFVKTAPNEWQVHGTLDQTPFDATGAATATPSPLSTFGFDASGLPATTDGAPNVGPTFTDVNLTGANLSGILSNGAQFDDIAINWRDEAGTANRTPTQYASRFEVKALEQDGATVGRLAGIDIGTDGKVVASYSNGDSTFLGQVAMVRFSNSQGLQQVGDTSWKKSLTSGEPIAGEPGSGTLGNINSSALEQSNVNLTNELVDLISAQRNFQANSRALEVNSTIQQNILQIR, from the coding sequence ATGAGCTTCAATATTGCATTAACAGGCCTTGCTGCCGCACAAAAAGATTTGGATGTTACCGCCAATAACATTGCCAACGTAAACACCACAGGCTTTAAAGAGTCACGTGCTGAATTTGCTGATGTATACGCATCATCGGTATTTAGTGCAGGTAAAACTAAAAATGGTGATGGTGTACAAACCACCATGGTTGCTCAGCAATTTCATCAAGGCTCATTACAGTTTACTAATAACTCACTGGATTTAGCGATTACCGGTGAAGGTTACTTTGCTACCAGCCAAGACTTAGGCGCACAAGATTTTACCTACACGCGAGCGGGTGCGTTTAAGCTTAATAAAGACAACTTTGTTGTCGACGCTAAAGGTAATTTTTTACAGAGCTTCCCAGTTGATGAAGTCAGTGGTGACACAACGTCTGTGAGTTTAAGTACTTCATCGGCATTACAAATTCCAGATTCTTCTGGTTCACCTCGCTCTACCAGTAATGTATACACTTCGTTTAATGTTGATTCTCGTGAAGATGTTATCGCAGTGCCGTTTGATGCAACCGACAGCACCACTTACAACTCTTCAACATCAACGACTATGTATGACTCGTTAGGTGAGCCACATGTATTACAATTCTTTTTTGTAAAAACAGCGCCAAACGAATGGCAAGTACATGGCACGTTAGATCAAACTCCTTTTGATGCGACTGGTGCAGCTACTGCAACACCAAGCCCGTTAAGCACGTTTGGTTTTGATGCCAGTGGTTTACCTGCGACTACCGATGGTGCTCCAAATGTTGGCCCTACGTTTACTGATGTCAATTTAACCGGTGCAAATTTATCGGGTATTTTATCTAATGGCGCTCAATTTGATGATATTGCTATTAACTGGCGTGATGAAGCGGGTACCGCTAACAGAACACCTACTCAGTATGCGAGTCGTTTTGAAGTGAAGGCGCTTGAGCAAGATGGTGCGACAGTGGGTCGTTTAGCGGGGATTGATATTGGTACTGATGGCAAAGTGGTTGCGTCATACAGTAACGGTGATTCAACCTTCTTAGGTCAAGTTGCCATGGTGCGTTTTTCAAACTCGCAAGGCCTACAACAGGTCGGTGATACCTCATGGAAAAAGAGTTTAACCTCAGGTGAGCCAATTGCGGGTGAGCCTGGTTCAGGTACTTTAGGTAACATTAACTCATCAGCGCTTGAGCAGTCTAATGTAAACTTAACCAATGAGCTGGTCGATTTGATTAGTGCGCAACGTAACTTCCAAGCAAACTCTCGTGCGCTTGAGGTTAATTCAACTATTCAACAGAACATCCTTCAGATCAGATAA
- a CDS encoding flagellar hook assembly protein FlgD has translation MSNDISTSSSYMDSLRWQDKQVPKKEESDALTQEDFFSLLTQQLSYQDPSKPADNDQMIAQMTNFTMAEGISNLNSNFESLAASMTSNSALQASTLVGKQALLESDTLELNESGEVKGAIVAEKPVDNLTLRIEDASGQLVKTIDLGTQPAGAVRFAWDGKNEAGERLPPGEYKVKAEGSTDGEFSSLPIASFKNIESVNINGSSGIIINTKEGAVRLTDVAEIA, from the coding sequence ATGAGTAACGATATTAGTACTTCTTCATCCTACATGGACTCTTTACGTTGGCAAGATAAGCAAGTGCCAAAAAAAGAGGAAAGTGATGCGTTAACCCAAGAAGATTTCTTTTCGTTGTTAACACAGCAATTGTCATATCAAGATCCCAGCAAACCAGCTGATAATGATCAGATGATTGCGCAAATGACCAATTTTACTATGGCTGAAGGGATCTCAAATTTAAACTCTAACTTTGAGTCTTTAGCCGCGTCGATGACATCAAATTCGGCATTGCAAGCATCAACACTGGTTGGTAAACAAGCACTGCTGGAGTCTGACACGCTTGAGCTTAATGAGTCGGGTGAGGTTAAGGGAGCTATTGTTGCTGAAAAGCCGGTAGATAATTTAACACTTCGTATTGAAGATGCGTCAGGGCAGTTAGTTAAAACCATTGATTTAGGCACTCAGCCTGCAGGTGCAGTGCGCTTTGCGTGGGATGGTAAAAATGAAGCGGGTGAACGGCTTCCTCCTGGTGAATACAAGGTTAAAGCTGAAGGCAGTACGGATGGCGAATTTTCAAGCCTCCCAATTGCTTCATTCAAAAATATTGAGAGTGTTAATATTAATGGCTCAAGCGGCATTATTATTAATACCAAAGAAGGTGCGGTTAGGCTGACTGATGTCGCAGAAATCGCGTAA